The Rhinolophus sinicus isolate RSC01 linkage group LG07, ASM3656204v1, whole genome shotgun sequence genomic interval GGTCAGTGGTGAGCGGCCAGACAAGAAGTCACTGACCTGCAGAGAGCAGCCTATCAGCCTTGGGACCCCAGCCCTCGGCGCCCCCAGCCCGACCCGGCCCAGCCCCCCacgctgtgtgacctggggcctCTCGCCgcccctctctgggctctggggTCCCTGTCGGTGCCACGGACGCTTAAATAAAATGAATCGGTATTTCCGGAAGCCGCCTCCGCCAGGCCGGCCCGGCCCGGGTGCTGCTGGGGGCTGTGGGGGACAGAGGCAGGTCAGACGGGGGGCCTGGTCCTCCCTGGCCAGCTTGGTTCTttcaagaggaaactgaggacagagGGGGCGGGGCCCAGCCAGCTGCCCTCCAATAACCCTCACCGTTGTCCCCACCCTCTAAGGCCTTTAGATCCTCTCTGCCTGTATATATGGCAAAGGCACCTATCTCAGGCCCCTTCCTGGCTAAGGCACCAGGCGGGCAGTGAGTGGGTGGAATTCCTGGACAAATTCTTCTTCCTAACCTTTGCTTTCtcaagataaatatttatctGTCCTGGGTGAGGCGGAGCCTGAGGGAGACACACTGCTGTGGGAGAGGGGCCCTGACAGATTCCCTGGGGCCTGGGTCCCCAGGGGCCTCAACACAGCCCACACAAACATGAACTCTCCAATCGTGGTCCCCCTGCACAGAGGGTGTGGGGTGCATCTGACCCCTGTCTGCACTGGGGCCTGGCCAGTGCAGAgccaggatgggggaggggggagcgaAGCGGAGGTTTCTGAGAAGTGACACAGGCCTGGATGACTCAGAACCACCGCCTCCCAGTTCTCTGCTAGCAGCGGCTGGCGTAGTAACCTCTGCTTGGGGGCTTCggggaggaggtgaggaaggcaggcagagggACCTTGAGTGGTGAGAACCCACCCCCCAGCCCACTATGCACAACCCCCCAGCCCCAGAAATGCCCCTTGCATGAAGGGCCCGAGGTGGCTCCCCAGAGCAGCCAGGGTATCCCCCCCACTCCCACAACTTCCTCCCTGGGGAGGGCCAACGGGCAGGCATGACTCGGTGCCAGGCAGGGAGCAGCCCTGGGAGCCCAGTTGCTCCGCCCAGCGCCCCCATCTCCCTCCTGACGCAGGCACCCAGAGGCGGATGTGAACCAAACACACCCCGGCCCCCCTGCCAACCGCAGCCCCCCCTCACCAAGGAACTTAGTTCATATCTGCCCTAGGAAATCAGGAGCTGCGACCTGGATCCCCGACCCCCACTCTCCTCCACCCCACCATCCCTCCTGATGGGAGACCACCCAGCTCCTGACACCCCCTCGCCCCCTCCTCCGCACTAGGCACTAGCTGGCTGGTGAGGGCAGGATGCTACACGTCGGGGAGGGGGTGAGGGCCTcgggcaggaggaagggaagcGGCTAAGCAGGTTTCCTGcggccagcccagcccagccagggAGGCCAGGAACCTGCCCACCCCCTTGCTGGGGCGGGCAGCAGCCTGCTTCCCCCACCCTGGCAGCAGGCGGATAGCTAAGGTCTGTGTCACTCTCCTGGGAGGAGGGTTCCGCCgccagaaaaaagagaaaagaaggggaagaaaaaaaggctgcaacAAAACCGGGAACCCTGGTGTGGGCCAGCCCTGGCCTCCTTTCTCACCTCCCTCCTGGAGACTTACTAAATATTTTCCTAACATCCTGTCTCTGAGAAGtgctggccctggggctgggtgcccctgccccctcccccatttggGGCAGAGAACAAAGCCAGAAAGAGTAGGGGAGGGGTAACTCCCCACCCTCACAATGGGGTCACAAAGGAGTTTCAcccaggccagcccctccctccagcagaaatttaaaaaagatcgCCCTGGGGAAACTTCATTGACCCTGGAGGGGGTTGCTCAGGGATGAAGGAGTAGGAGCATGGACCAAGGTCACCAGGCAGGCAGGCTTGTGAAGGctcgcccctccctcccccagggtgGCCACCGTGGGAGAGAAGGCCCTCAAGGTCAGGTGGTGAagggggggggaggaagaagCTGGGTGACCAGGCCAAGCTGGCACGCAGGCAGGGCTGTGTGGCGCGGCgcgtcctgtcctgtcctgtcccctccccccctccccacaggcCTCCTGGGAGCACAAACAACCCCAGGCTCCCCAGAGGAGCCTGGCACTAGGCCAGCTACCCCCTGGGCTATGAGGGGCAGCGCGGGTCTCACCTGGGTCTCCGTCAAGCTCTCCAGGGCCTGCATCACAGATTGTTCTGGCCTTGAAGCCTGAGActacaaagagagagagaagaaaagaccCTGAGTGTGTGTTCCCAGCAGAGCCTGGGCACATGGGCTGGGAGGGCCCTGCTAGCTGGAGTGGGCTGCCCTGCAGGGCAAGGGGACCCAGAGGTGTATGATGGGGACTATGCTGGCATGAAAGGGAGCTGCCTGCCCATGTTGGCATACTGCCCCAACCATTTACCATGAGGCCCGCCTCCACGGTGGGCACGAGAGTCAGCTTGCTGCCATCCCCCACGCCGAACTCCTGCAGCTTCCCCGAACTGAGTCGGCTaggggggggaggaaggaagagggtgaGGCTACGCAGACAAGGCAAGGACGCGGAAGTGGAGGCCGCGGGGGAGGGTTGTGCTCTGTGCTGGCTAGGGAGACAGGAGTCCTTCCATCCCCAACTCTTTGGCCCCCAGATTCAGGGCCCTGGAGTGGGGGGATCACCGTCTGGCCGCGGGAACCCCATGCTGACAGTTCAGACCCCTTCTCTTAAAGAACCCCCAACTCTAGACTGGGGCAACCCCCCTTTGCACCTCACCAAAGCACTTTTTCATCACCCGTGCCTCAGTGTGCCCCATGCCATCCTCTCAACCACCCCAAGGCCAACCCTGCCTATAATTCACGGACTCCGGCCCAGGGCTCCTCTTTGTGGGACCACAAGGCTTACTTAAGTCTTTAGTGGCTTTGCCCGGCTGggtttcccctcctccctcccaccctggcGCAGGCCAACGCCGCCGTTGCTCAGACAAAGGAGAccctccccctcctgcccctcccccaatgGGGCCCCTCCGCTGGGGATGGACACAAGCGCGTCCCCGGAGGCCCGCGGGAGGAGGGCTCCCCGGCCAGGAGGCGATTTAAATACCACGGGGAGGGGGAGGCTGCGGGGAGCACTCGGTGGTGAGAACAAAGGGGGGCAGAGAGATGCAAGTACGGGGAGAGACAGCCAGACGCAGAAAGGGCCGCTAAGCAGATGAGGAAGCCAGCGAGGACGCAGAGGCAGCGGtcgcgccccccacccccgcgccGTCTCGGGACTCCTGCCTTTCTGCGAGAGGGGTCACCTAAGCCCCGCCGGGGGCGCCCTCGCAGCTGCCTTTGTGCAGCGACcccgggagggggaggggaagggggagggggccgAGGCAAACAAGGCCGAGCAGAGGGCGCTCGAGAGCGCGCGGCGCGCCCCCGCCCCCCGTCTGGCCGCCCCCTTCCTTCCCGGAGCGGCGCGCTCTTTGTTCCCGCCCGGAGGCCAGAGCCCGAGGGGGCGGCGTgcccgggggtggggtggggctccaGAGCCTGGATGGCGCTTGGTACCTACGTGTCTTTGTGGAGCAGAGCCAGGCGCTCCTTGGGCACTTTGAGGCGCTGGGACAGCCGCTTGCGCAGCCCCTCCACCGTCTCGTCGGGGGGCACCGACAGCTCGTAGCGGGTGCCCGTCGTGCTGTGGATGGCCAGGCTCATGGGCGCCGCCTCGGCCGCGGGGCCCAGCTCGCAGGCACCACCGGGGGCCCCGCGCCGGCAGCTCCGGGCACCGCCGGGCTGCGGCTCCATCCCCGGCCCGcgctggggggctggggtccgCGGGGCGCCGCCAATCCTCGCCGCGCCTCCGGGCAGGGCGGGTGTTCCCCGAACCGGGGTCCTCGGAGCCCCTGGGGGCGGGGGACAGCGTGCGTCCCCTTCGAGAAGGTCCCAGAAATAGATGAagagtcagaaataaaatatccaaGTGGCTCTCCGGGGTCGCGTCGGCTCGTCGGGGCGCCTTCCGGGGGTGGGGAATATCACTCGCGGCTCCTTTCAAGGGCGGGGGGCGGCGACCAAGACGCGGCAGTTCCGGGGGAGGGTCCCGGAGAAAGGGGCGCCCCTGACGGGGTGCGCTCGGTGCCGTCTGCCTCTCCGGCCGCGCTTCCCGGCGCGTCCCTTCCCTTAGCaacagccgccgccgccgccgctcggAGGATCTGGGGGTgaaagtaacaagaaaaaaaagttataatgtATCAACGTCCCAGGGGCGGGGCCGCCGCCCCCTCCCATTCACTACTTACTCCGCCGGCCCTGCGCCGGCCAATCGTCGCGCGCCGAACGCCCAATCGGCCGCAAGGATTGGCCAATGGGAACTGTCGTGGCGCTGCCCCACGTGGCCGCCGGGCCCGCCCCTCGCCCCGCCCCCGGCCGGGTGGCCAAGGGAAgcgcggcgggggcggggctggcGCCGCTGAGGCCGGCCCCCGCATCCCCACCCGCTCCCGGGGCCATTCATAAGGCCCGGCGCCCGCAACAAAAGGCTTGTGGCAGGGACGGGTGCGGGACTCTGGCCCCGGGCGGCGTGGCGTCGGGGCGGGTATTATCCCCGCACCGTGAGGGACAAGAAGCCGCAGGGCCTTTCACCACGCTAGTCCGAGAATCCACAGCGATCGGAAGCGGGAGGCAATCCCCGCGCCTCGTGGCCGGGCGCTGGCTTGGCTGTTTGCAGGAAGGTCGGCCTAGAGGGCGCCCCTACCCTGGGGCTTGATGACCCGGCGAGCGGTGGGGATGAGGACGAGGCAAGCATCCCGGTGACGTGGCCAGTGCTGGGAGGGCCCCTCCCGCGCCGGTGCCACCTCGCGCCCCACACCCGTCCCGCGGGCCGGGCCCGCTTCCCGAGTCGCACCCTCCCGAGTCGTGACGTGACGCGGCGTCCCTGGCTGCGCCCGCGCGCGCCACTCCGCTCGGGGCTGCGGTGAGTCAGCAGCGCCGGCGCGCCCTCTGCCGGCCACACCCAGAAGCGCTGCCCGGACTCTCGGGGAGAGGAGCCGAGGGCGAAGCCGACCCACTGCAGGCGTGGGGAGAACCTCGCTAAGAGTGTGAAGCTTCTAAATCAGGGGACTGGGGCCGTAcatctggggaaactgaggcaggaacgGCAACTAGCTCAAGGTCACTACAGGGAGGGGGAGTGcccggggggcggggcgggggctgAAGTCCTGCCACGGGGGTTCTGGCTGCGCCTCGCCCCTCCCATTCCACGCCCCAGGGGGGCTCCCCAGAGCTGGAGACTCCTGAACGTTGCCTGCctcaagaacaaagaaaagtggGACACCCTTAAGAGCGTAGAGTAGAGAACCTCCCCTTGGCCCGCGATGTCCCGCCCACAACTCACCGGGCGCGGCCAGTCCGAGGTCCCAACAGTCCTGAGTGTACCCACGTCCTACACGAGTGCGCGGTGGCGGGGTAGATGGGCCGAGCGAGCGGCCCCGAGCCTTTATCCGCGCCGCCTTCCCTGGGGTGGAGTTTGggcgggcagggggcggggggccGGGCGGGTGGTGACGCAGGCCGGCCCCCGCCCCTGACCGCCGGCCAGGGCCCTGGGGCGCCTCCCGGCTTGACTATTCGCCCCATAAATGAGGACCCTCCTTGAATGCTGCTGAACCCCGGGTCATCGTCGGCCGCGCAGACTACTCGGGCGCACCCCTAGTCGGGCCCCTGGGACGCGCGGTTTCGGGTGCACAGCCGGACT includes:
- the MIDN gene encoding midnolin isoform X1, translated to MGRIVKPGGAPGPWPAVRGGGRPASPPARPPAPCPPKLHPREGGADKGSGPLARPIYPATAHSCRTWVHSGLLGPRTGRARSSERRRRRLLLREGTRREARPERQTAPSAPRQGRPFLRDPPPELPRLGRRPPPLKGAASDIPHPRKAPRRADATPESHLDILFLTLHLFLGPSRRGRTLSPAPRGSEDPGSGNTRPARRRGEDWRRPADPSPPARAGDGAAARRCPELPARGPRWCLRAGPRGRGGAHEPGHPQHDGHPLRAVGAPRRDGGGAAQAAVPAPQSAQGAPGSAPQRHSQASRPEQSVMQALESLTETQPPAAPGPGRPGGGGFRKYRFILFKRPWHRQGPQSPERGGERPQVSDFLSGRSPLTLALRVGDHMMFVQLQLAAQHAPLQHRHVLAAAAAAAAAARGDPSMTTPMSSPCRPVSSAARVPPVPTSPAPASPSPVTAGSFRSHSAPSTCTEQMDCSSSANAGASPTSTPAGSPTSRSRKPGAVIESFVNHAPGVFSGTFSGTLHPNCQDSSGRPRRDIGTILQILNDLLSATRHYQGMPPSLTQLRCHAQCTPASPAPDLTPKTTSCEKLAASTSVSQARMGKPPGDRLRQTENRATRCKVERLQLLLQQKRLRRKARRDARGPYHWPPSRKVGRSDGGGGGGGGGPSEAAGLGLDFEDSVWKPEVNPDLKSEFVVA
- the MIDN gene encoding midnolin isoform X2; amino-acid sequence: MGRIVKPGGAPGPWPAVRGGGRPASPPARPPAPCPPKLHPREGGADKGSGPLARPIYPATAHSCRTWVHSGLLGPRTGRARSSERRRRRLLLREGTRREARPERQTAPSAPRQGRPFLRDPPPELPRLGRRPPPLKGAASDIPHPRKAPRRADATPESHLDILFLTLHLFLGPSRRGRTLSPAPRGSEDPGSGNTRPARRRGEDWRRPADPSPPARAGDGAAARRCPELPARGPRWCLRAGPRGRGGAHEPGHPQHDGHPLRAVGAPRRDGGGAAQAAVPAPQSAQGAPGSAPQRHSQASRPEQSVMQALESLTETQPPAAPGPGRPGGGGFRKYRFILFKRPWHRQGPQSPERGGERPQVSDFLSGRSPLTLALRVGDHMMFVQLQLAAQHAPLQHRHVLAAAAAAAAAARGDPSMTTPMSSPCRPVSSAARVPPVPTSPAPASPSPVTAGSFRSHSAPSTCTEMDCSSSANAGASPTSTPAGSPTSRSRKPGAVIESFVNHAPGVFSGTFSGTLHPNCQDSSGRPRRDIGTILQILNDLLSATRHYQGMPPSLTQLRCHAQCTPASPAPDLTPKTTSCEKLAASTSVSQARMGKPPGDRLRQTENRATRCKVERLQLLLQQKRLRRKARRDARGPYHWPPSRKVGRSDGGGGGGGGGPSEAAGLGLDFEDSVWKPEVNPDLKSEFVVA
- the MIDN gene encoding midnolin isoform X4, whose amino-acid sequence is MGRIVKPGGAPGPWPAVRGGGRPASPPARPPAPCPPKLHPREGGADKGSGPLARPIYPATAHSCRTWVHSGLLGPRTGRARSSERRRRRLLLREGTRREARPERQTAPSAPRQGRPFLRDPPPELPRLGRRPPPLKGAASDIPHPRKAPRRADATPESHLDILFLTLHLFLGPSRRGRTLSPAPRGSEDPGSGNTRPARRRGEDWRRPADPSPPARAGDGAAARRCPELPARGPRWCLRAGPRGRGGAHEPGHPQHDGHPLRAVGAPRRDGGGAAQAAVPAPQSAQGAPGSAPQRHSQASRPEQSVMQALESLTETQVSDFLSGRSPLTLALRVGDHMMFVQLQLAAQHAPLQHRHVLAAAAAAAAAARGDPSMTTPMSSPCRPVSSAARVPPVPTSPAPASPSPVTAGSFRSHSAPSTCTEQMDCSSSANAGASPTSTPAGSPTSRSRKPGAVIESFVNHAPGVFSGTFSGTLHPNCQDSSGRPRRDIGTILQILNDLLSATRHYQGMPPSLTQLRCHAQCTPASPAPDLTPKTTSCEKLAASTSVSQARMGKPPGDRLRQTENRATRCKVERLQLLLQQKRLRRKARRDARGPYHWPPSRKVGRSDGGGGGGGGGPSEAAGLGLDFEDSVWKPEVNPDLKSEFVVA
- the MIDN gene encoding midnolin isoform X3, with product MNGPGSGWGCGGRPQRRQPRPRRASLGHPAGGGARGGPGGHVGQRHDSSHWPILAADWAFGARRLAGAGPAESSERRRRRLLLREGTRREARPERQTAPSAPRQGRPFLRDPPPELPRLGRRPPPLKGAASDIPHPRKAPRRADATPESHLDILFLTLHLFLGPSRRGRTLSPAPRGSEDPGSGNTRPARRRGEDWRRPADPSPPARAGDGAAARRCPELPARGPRWCLRAGPRGRGGAHEPGHPQHDGHPLRAVGAPRRDGGGAAQAAVPAPQSAQGAPGSAPQRHSQASRPEQSVMQALESLTETQPPAAPGPGRPGGGGFRKYRFILFKRPWHRQGPQSPERGGERPQVSDFLSGRSPLTLALRVGDHMMFVQLQLAAQHAPLQHRHVLAAAAAAAAAARGDPSMTTPMSSPCRPVSSAARVPPVPTSPAPASPSPVTAGSFRSHSAPSTCTEQMDCSSSANAGASPTSTPAGSPTSRSRKPGAVIESFVNHAPGVFSGTFSGTLHPNCQDSSGRPRRDIGTILQILNDLLSATRHYQGMPPSLTQLRCHAQCTPASPAPDLTPKTTSCEKLAASTSVSQARMGKPPGDRLRQTENRATRCKVERLQLLLQQKRLRRKARRDARGPYHWPPSRKVGRSDGGGGGGGGGPSEAAGLGLDFEDSVWKPEVNPDLKSEFVVA